In Papaver somniferum cultivar HN1 chromosome 1, ASM357369v1, whole genome shotgun sequence, a genomic segment contains:
- the LOC113338189 gene encoding wall-associated receptor kinase 2-like, producing MFIHRILIIQFSFCLMFSTSLDAFGGAKPGCPDKCGNITIPYPFGITSEGGEGGCSIPDVGYGYSVNCNSSYDPPKPFIGTGNLQILSISETEIRVGNRIGKICFDENGAVVLNNTIVSINLRNSPFTFSNTKNKFMLIGCLAVAVYRGNDKEDRDYFSTCISSCHSRESLVEGSCGGNGCCQNTVPKGIKNHKTVIVSTLNDSNTNFLSYSPCSYAFMGEYEQFSNFAASDLLSVPEEIDIPVVLDWAVGTKTCEEAQKYPTSYACHGNSRCKNSDNNPGYHCTCFEGYEGNPYITPGCIDINECEDGKNNPCEGICINTNGSFNCTCPAGSQGDGRKDGRGCTPNIVKKEQFPILQVTLGIGLGILFLIIASSWIYLIIRKRKLIEMKEKFFQQNGGLLLQQQLSSNEGGAENSKIFTAEELKLATNNYDESLVVGRGGYGTVYKGTLSDNRLVAIKKSKIVDQCQIEQFINEVVILTQVNHRNVVRLLGCCLETEVPLLVYEYISNGTLFQHIHPSRGEPSISWANRLRIAIETAGALTYLHSAASIPIIHRDVKSANILLDENYTAKVADFGASRLIPLDQTELSTLVLGTLGYLDPEYFNTSQLTEKSDVYSFGVVLVELLTAEMPISHGRSEKQRSLAPYFISAMEGNKLPQLLDAGVCNEGTPKQVSAVAELAKSCLSLTGEDRPTMRQVTTELEKVRDAEHLSWSIQPNHEKKSSLQFETSDLYSVPLTGSSAAGDSGQYSSNTDTIVQMMSMPR from the exons ATGTTCATCCATCGAATCCTCATAATCCAGTTTTCTTTCTGTTTAATGTTTTCAACATCTCTTGATGCATTTGGGGGGGCAAAACCAGGGTGCCCAGACAAATGTGGTAACATAACCATACCTTATCCTTTTGGTATAACTAGTGAAGGAGGAGAAGGAGGATGCTCGATCCCTGACGTTGGCTACGGTTATAGCGTTAACTGTAATTCTTCTTACGATCCTCCTAAACCATTTATCGGCACAGGTAACCTTCAAATTCTGAGTATATCTGAAACTGAAATTCGTGTTGGGAACAGGATAGGTAAAATATGTTTCGATGAAAATGGCGCTGTGGTGCTTAACAATACGATAGTCTCCATAAACCTGCGGAACAGCCCTTTTACATTCTCAAACACAAAAAACAAGTTTATGCTGATCGGTTGTTTGGCCGTGGCGGTATATCGGGGGAACGATAAAGAAGATAGGGACTACTTTAGCACGTGCATATCATCATGTCATAGTAGGGAAAGTTTGGTTGAAGGGTCTTGTGGTGGGAATGGGTGTTGCCAAAACACCGTTCCAAAGGGGATCAAAAATCATAAGACAGTAATTGTATCGACGTTGAATGATAGTAATACGAACTTTTTGTCCTACAGCCCGTGCAGTTACGCATTCATGGGCGAGTATGAGCAGTTCAGCAACTTTGCTGCATCAGATCTTCTATCCGTACCTGAAGAAATAGATATCCCCGTTGTTCTTGATTGGGCAGTAGGGACTAAGACATGTGAAGAAGCACAAAAATATCCAACCAGCTATGCATGCCATGGAAACAGTCGCTGTAAAAATTCAGACAACAATCCGGGGTATCACTGCACTTGCTTTGAAGGTTATGAGGGGAATCCTTATATCACTCCCGGATGCATAG ACATAAACGAGTGCGAGGATGGAAAAAACAATCCCTGTGAAGGTATCTGCATCAATACCAATGGGAGCTTCAATTGTACTTGTCCAGCGGGCAGTCAAGGAGATGGGAGGAAAGACGGGAGAGGTTGCACTCCCAATATTGTTAAGAAGGAACAGTTTCCAATTCTACAAGTTACTCTTG GTATAGGTTTAGGGATTTTGTTTCTAATCATTGCAAGTTCCTGGATATACTTGATCATAAGGAAAAGAAAGCTGATAGAAATGAAAGAGAAATTTTTCCAACAAAATGGTGGGTTGCTATTACAACAACAACTATCGTCAAATGAAGGTGGTGCAGAGAACTCAAAAATCTTTACCGCGGAAGAGCTCAAATTAGCAACCAACAATTATGATGAGAGTTTAGTCGTTGGACGAGGAGGTTATGGAACCGTTTACAAGGGAACCTTGTCGGATAATCGTTTAGTTGCTATAAAGAAGTCTAAAATAGTTGATCAGTGTCAAATTGAGCAGTTTATAAATGAAGTAGTTATTTTAACTCAGGTTAACCATCGAAACGTCGTGAGGCTCTTGGGGTGTTGTTTAGAGACTGAAGTTCCCTTGCTTGTTTATGAATACATTTCCAATGGCACCCTCTTCCAACATATTCATCCTAGCCGCGGGGAGCCTTCCATTTCCTGGGCAAACCGTTTGAGGATTGCTATTGAAACTGCCGGTGCACTTACTTATTTACATTCTGCAGCTTCAATACCCATCATTCATAGAGATGTCAAGTCTGCCAACATACTTTTAGATGAAAATTACACCGCAAAAGTAGCAGACTTTGGAGCGTCCAGGTTAATTCCTTTGGACCAAACCGAATTATCCACACTAGTACTGGGGACTTTAGGATATCTGGATCCAGAATACTTCAACACAAGCCAACTGACAGAGAAGAGTGATGTTTATAGCTTTGGCGTAGTTCTTGTAGAACTCTTGACGGCAGAAATGCCCATTTCTCATGGTAGATCGGAAAAGCAAAGAAGTCTTGCTCCATACTTCATTTCGGCAATGGAAGGAAATAAATTGCCCCAACTTCTTGATGCTGGAGTATGCAACGAGGGGACACCAAAACAAGTCAGTGCAGTTGCAGAGCTTGCAAAAAGTTGCCTTAGCTTGACGGGTGAAGATAGACCAACAATGAGACAAGTAACAACAGAACTGGAAAAAGTTAGAGATGCAGAGCATTTATCTTGGTCAATTCAACCAAACCACGAAAAGAAATCGAGCTTACAGTTTGAAACAAGTGACCTCTATAGTGTTCCATTAACCGGCTCATCAGCAGCTGGTGACTCTGGGCAATATAGTTCGAATACAGATACCATAGTCCAGATGATGAGCATGCCCCGATGA